The Paraburkholderia acidiphila DNA window CGCCTTGATCTCGCCCGCCGCCATGCGCGAGAACATGTCGATGGTGCCGCCGCCCACTTTCACGGGCAGCGTGCCGGGCGCCACGCCCCACGCCGCTTCCACGAATGCGCGGTCGTCTTCGGCCAGCGCCGTGCGCTGGCCGGGCAAGCCCGGCCCCATGTAGCCCATCTCGCGCCCGCCCATGGCGTTCGGCTGCCCCGTGAGCGAGAACGGCCCGCTGCCAGCGCGGCAGATCTTGCCTGTCGCCAGATGCAGGTTGCAGATCGCGTTCGTGCTCCACGTGCCATGCGTGCTCTGGTTCAGGCCCATGGTCCAGCAGCTCATCCACTCGGGCGCTTCGCCTATCATCCGCGCGGCGCGAAGAATGTCGTCGACGGCCAGGCCCGTGATCTCGGCGACTTTTTCCGGCGTGTAGTCGTCGAGGAACGCGGGCATTACGTCCCATCCTTCGGTGTACTGCGCAATGAAATCCGCATCGGTATGACCGTTCCTGTGCAGCAGATGAAGCAAACCATTGAGCAGTGCGAGATCGGTGCCCGGCGCGATCTGCAGAAAGAGCGACGCCTTATCCGCAGTCGCCGTGCGGCGCGGATCCACCACGATCAGCTTCGCGCCCGCCTTCACGCGGTCCATCATGCGCAGGAACAGGATGGGATGGCAGTCCGCCATGTTCGCGCCGATCACGAAGAACAGGTCTGCGCGGTCGAAGTCCTGATACGAACCCGGCGGGCCGTCCGCGCCAAGCGAGAGCTTGTAGCCGCTGCCCGCGCTCGCCATGCACAGACGCGAGTTCGACTCGATGTTGTTGGTGCGCACGAAGCCCTTGGCGAGCTTGTTCACGAGATACTGCGCCTCGATCGACATTTGCCCCGATACGTAGAACGAAAGCGCATCGGGACCGTGCGCGTCGAGCGTCGCGCGCAGGCGGCGCGCCGTATCGGCGATCGCCTGCGCGAGCGGCAGCGGCACCGGATCCTCGTCGCGCGCATGGCGCACGAAGGCGCGCTCGAGACGCCCCGACTTGCGCAGCGCCACATGCGCCGACGAACCCTTCGTGCAGAGGCGGCCGAAGTTGGTCGGATGCTCGGCGTCGCCGGAGATCTTCGCAACCTGACCGTCCTCGACGTGCAGGATCATCCCGCAGCCTACGCCGCAGTACGGGCAAACGCTTTTTACGCTCTCGCTGCTCATGCGCTCGATCGATATCAGCTTGAAACAGATTCAGGGCGCGCGGCGCTTCGTGCACGCCGCGCCTTTGTCATGTCAGGCGGCAACCCACACCTGACCGTTTTCCACGCGAGCGGGAAACGCGTTGACCGAATGCTGCGGCGCTTCGATGCATTCGCCGGTGGAGAGATCGAAGTGATGCTTGTAGATGGGCGACGCCACCACGACACGCTCGCCAAAGCTGCCCACGAGCCCGCGCGAAAGCACCGCTGCGTGCGAGTTCGGGTCGTAGTTGCCGATGGCGTACACGCGCGCGTCGCCGTCGTCGACATGGAACACGGCGACCTGCTCGCCCTTCACGAGCGCGCACACGCCGGTGTTCGGCACGATATCGTCGAGCGTGCAAACGGGAACCCAGTTGCCTTGACTATTCGGGTGGCTCATTTCGTACTCCTCGGTTCGATGAAAGGGGATCAGACGGTTTCGACGACTACGGGAATG harbors:
- the nirD gene encoding nitrite reductase small subunit NirD, which produces MSHPNSQGNWVPVCTLDDIVPNTGVCALVKGEQVAVFHVDDGDARVYAIGNYDPNSHAAVLSRGLVGSFGERVVVASPIYKHHFDLSTGECIEAPQHSVNAFPARVENGQVWVAA